One region of Deinococcus budaensis genomic DNA includes:
- a CDS encoding aspartate aminotransferase family protein has translation MTTTNTRSKWLDAELRYDSGVYNKHQVVMVRGQGATVWDDQGRAYIDCVAGYGVANIGHSHPDVVRAIQEQAGKLMVMPQTLPNDKRAEFLTELVGVLPQGLDRVFLCNSGTEAMEAAKKFAITATGRGRFVSMKRGFSGRSLGALAFTWEPSYREPFGDAVDSKNVDFVTYGNIEELRAAVSGETAAVILEPVQGEGGVRPATPEFLQAAREITRERGALLILDEIQTGFCRTGKMFACEHSGVIPDAMTLAKAMAGGVPIGALAMTAEVADRMPKGGHGTTFGGNPLSMAAGVAALRAMKNEGMAEQAREKGAYFMERLRAIRSPKIREVRGLGLMIGVELKEKSAPYITALEHEEGVLTLAATPLVVRFLPPVTISREQIDQVVAAFERVLEGVNPREGRAAELAAQKEDKQTE, from the coding sequence ATGACCACAACGAACACCAGGAGCAAGTGGCTCGACGCCGAGCTGCGCTACGACTCGGGCGTCTACAACAAGCATCAGGTCGTGATGGTGCGCGGACAGGGCGCGACCGTCTGGGACGACCAGGGCCGCGCCTATATCGACTGCGTGGCCGGATACGGGGTGGCGAACATCGGCCACAGCCACCCCGACGTGGTCCGCGCCATTCAGGAGCAGGCGGGCAAGCTGATGGTGATGCCCCAGACCCTCCCCAACGACAAGCGCGCCGAGTTCCTGACCGAGCTGGTCGGTGTGCTGCCGCAGGGTCTCGACCGGGTCTTCCTGTGCAACTCGGGCACCGAAGCGATGGAGGCGGCCAAGAAGTTCGCCATCACCGCGACGGGCCGGGGGCGCTTCGTATCCATGAAGCGCGGCTTCTCGGGCCGCTCGCTGGGCGCCCTGGCCTTTACCTGGGAGCCGAGCTACCGCGAGCCGTTCGGGGACGCGGTGGACAGCAAGAACGTGGACTTCGTGACCTACGGCAATATCGAGGAGCTGCGCGCCGCCGTCAGCGGCGAGACGGCCGCCGTGATCCTCGAACCCGTGCAGGGGGAAGGCGGGGTGCGCCCGGCCACGCCGGAGTTCCTCCAGGCCGCCCGCGAGATCACCCGTGAGCGGGGCGCGCTCCTGATTCTCGACGAGATCCAGACCGGCTTTTGCCGCACCGGCAAGATGTTCGCCTGCGAGCACTCGGGCGTGATCCCCGACGCGATGACCCTCGCCAAGGCGATGGCGGGCGGGGTGCCGATCGGCGCGCTGGCGATGACCGCCGAGGTCGCCGACCGGATGCCCAAGGGCGGGCACGGGACGACCTTCGGCGGCAACCCGCTGAGCATGGCCGCCGGGGTCGCCGCCCTGCGCGCGATGAAAAACGAGGGCATGGCCGAGCAGGCCCGCGAGAAGGGGGCCTACTTCATGGAGCGGCTGCGCGCGATCCGCTCGCCCAAGATCCGCGAGGTGCGCGGCCTGGGCCTCATGATCGGCGTGGAACTAAAGGAAAAGAGCGCCCCCTACATCACCGCCCTGGAGCACGAGGAGGGCGTGCTGACCCTGGCCGCGACCCCATTGGTCGTGCGCTTCCTGCCGCCCGTGACCATCAGCCGCGAGCAGATCGATCAGGTCGTGGCCGCCTTCGAGCGCGTGCTGGAGGGTGTCAACCCCCGTGAGGGCCGCGCGGCGGAGCTGGCCGCCCAGAAGGAAGACAAGCAGACGGAATAA
- a CDS encoding MATE family efflux transporter encodes MSAVSLTTPPAEPVHSRPPSREIARIAVPVSLEMVLQLVLTFVNQVIVGTLGAVAVAAVGLAGSVSFMFFVTLGALGSGTSILVARRAGAGDRAGVNGALAVALVVSTALAALLTGPVILGGEGLLRLAGGAGDVTRTALPYMHVAMLALVPGVVGWILSGALRSLGHARTPMVATLLTVVVESLIAVGLVFGVGPLPQLGVVGAAWALVAAQTLKALWLAYQVYGPRRLAAFALPRPGTRRGIAGPLLRLSAPIGFTEFVWSLGGFLYAAVFARVGTGALAASQIVGTLEGIFIVGSFGLMSAATVLIGRALGAGDGPGAQAWLARVGRAGLLTGLGFGVLFALSGLLLPLLFPAVGEEVRSIALGGILINAATQVVKVRNMILGAGVLPGAGDGKGVIVGDVVGSFVVGLPLAIFLGLYTPLGVWGVFLARVADELAKVAIFEWRRRRVDWEALAATQRGKEALAAH; translated from the coding sequence ATGTCTGCCGTGTCCCTGACCACCCCGCCTGCTGAACCGGTTCACAGCCGCCCGCCCTCGCGGGAGATCGCCCGTATCGCCGTGCCCGTCAGCCTGGAAATGGTGCTGCAACTGGTGCTGACCTTCGTCAATCAGGTCATCGTGGGCACGCTGGGGGCGGTGGCGGTCGCGGCGGTGGGGCTGGCGGGCAGCGTGAGCTTCATGTTTTTCGTGACGCTGGGGGCGCTGGGGTCGGGCACCTCGATCCTGGTCGCGCGGCGGGCAGGGGCCGGCGACCGGGCGGGTGTGAACGGCGCGCTGGCGGTCGCGCTGGTTGTCAGCACCGCCCTGGCCGCCTTGCTGACCGGGCCGGTGATCCTGGGCGGGGAGGGCCTGCTGCGGCTGGCGGGCGGCGCCGGGGACGTGACCCGCACCGCGTTGCCTTACATGCACGTTGCGATGCTGGCGCTGGTGCCGGGGGTGGTGGGCTGGATTCTCAGCGGGGCGCTGCGCTCGCTGGGGCACGCGCGCACACCGATGGTCGCCACCCTGCTGACGGTCGTGGTCGAGAGCCTGATCGCGGTCGGGCTGGTGTTCGGGGTGGGGCCGCTGCCGCAGCTGGGCGTGGTAGGCGCCGCCTGGGCGCTGGTGGCCGCGCAGACGCTCAAGGCCCTGTGGCTGGCGTACCAGGTGTACGGGCCGCGCCGCCTCGCGGCCTTTGCGCTGCCCCGGCCCGGCACCCGGCGCGGGATTGCGGGGCCGCTGCTGAGGCTCTCGGCGCCCATCGGCTTCACCGAGTTCGTCTGGAGCCTGGGCGGGTTTCTGTACGCCGCCGTGTTCGCGCGGGTGGGCACAGGGGCGCTGGCGGCCAGCCAGATCGTGGGCACGCTGGAGGGCATCTTCATCGTGGGGTCGTTTGGGCTGATGTCGGCGGCGACCGTGTTGATCGGGCGGGCGCTGGGCGCGGGCGACGGCCCCGGCGCGCAGGCCTGGCTCGCGCGGGTGGGCCGCGCCGGGCTCCTGACCGGCCTGGGTTTCGGCGTGCTGTTCGCCCTCAGCGGTCTGCTGCTGCCGCTGCTGTTCCCGGCGGTGGGCGAGGAAGTCCGGTCCATCGCGCTGGGCGGCATCCTGATCAACGCGGCCACCCAGGTCGTCAAGGTCCGCAACATGATCCTGGGCGCGGGGGTCTTGCCGGGGGCCGGGGACGGCAAGGGCGTCATCGTCGGGGACGTGGTGGGGTCCTTCGTGGTGGGGTTGCCGCTGGCGATTTTCCTGGGGCTGTACACACCCCTGGGCGTCTGGGGCGTCTTCCTGGCCCGCGTGGCCGACGAACTCGCCAAAGTCGCCATCTTCGAGTGGCGCCGCCGCCGGGTGGACTGGGAAGCGCTGGCGGCCACGCAGCGGGGCAAGGAGGCGCTGGCGGCTCACTGA
- a CDS encoding ABC transporter ATP-binding protein, whose product MPRPAAPATLPQGESLTLGGVTYRYGRSRTATTPAGLGPLDLRVEAGEFLCVVGPSGSGKSTLLSLLAGFLRPQVGEIRLGDRPVTGPDPRLTLVQQEAALFPWRTVAGNVAFGLERLGLPRAERGARVAETLRLVGLEGYGPRRVHELSGGQRQRVSLARALALQPRLLLLDEPFSALDDRTRTVLADELLGIWWARKITVVFVTHNLEEALALGQRVVALRGGEVALDAPARELNVARLRETLEG is encoded by the coding sequence ATGCCCCGCCCCGCCGCCCCCGCCACCCTGCCCCAGGGCGAGAGCCTGACCCTCGGCGGCGTGACCTACCGCTACGGCCGCTCGCGCACGGCGACCACCCCGGCGGGGCTGGGGCCTTTGGACCTGCGGGTGGAAGCGGGCGAGTTCCTGTGCGTGGTCGGCCCCTCGGGCAGCGGCAAAAGCACGCTGCTCTCGCTGCTGGCGGGCTTCCTGCGCCCCCAGGTGGGCGAAATTCGGCTGGGCGACCGCCCCGTGACGGGACCCGACCCGCGCCTGACGCTGGTGCAGCAGGAAGCGGCGCTCTTTCCCTGGCGCACGGTGGCCGGCAACGTGGCGTTCGGGCTGGAGCGGCTTGGCCTGCCGCGCGCCGAACGCGGCGCCCGGGTGGCCGAGACCCTGCGGCTGGTCGGGCTGGAGGGCTACGGCCCCCGGCGCGTCCACGAGCTGTCGGGCGGCCAGCGTCAGCGCGTCAGCCTGGCCCGCGCGCTGGCGCTCCAGCCCCGGCTGCTGCTGCTCGACGAGCCGTTCAGCGCCCTGGACGACCGCACCCGCACGGTCCTGGCCGACGAGCTGCTGGGGATCTGGTGGGCCAGAAAGATCACGGTGGTGTTCGTGACCCACAACCTCGAAGAAGCCCTGGCGCTGGGGCAGCGCGTCGTCGCCCTGCGCGGCGGCGAGGTGGCGCTCGACGCCCCGGCCCGCGAGCTGAACGTGGCCCGGCTGCGCGAGACGCTGGAGGGGTAA
- a CDS encoding ABC transporter permease, whose translation MTVRAPTADPAPLSGTPPRWRVLSWQLIGLALILAVWWLVTDVLKLYPPYVFPSPRAVWTEVSYGLWGTGPQDGKLLSAIGGSLRRVLTGYGIAVVLGAVVGLLMGAWLPLRATLGAYLTGIQSVPSIAFVPFAILFFGLNERAVLFVVVLEGFIPVALAVSGALLNVPPALRVAGRTLGARGLSLTTGVLLPAALPNVLTGLRTAWSFAWRALVGGELLISGVASIGEQLEVGRATANVALVLATIIIIGIIGGVFDALLRGVEGRVRRDYGLEVPR comes from the coding sequence GTGACCGTTCGCGCACCCACCGCCGACCCCGCCCCGCTTTCCGGTACCCCGCCGCGCTGGCGGGTGCTGTCCTGGCAGCTGATCGGCCTCGCGCTGATCCTGGCCGTCTGGTGGCTGGTCACCGACGTGCTCAAGCTCTATCCCCCCTACGTGTTTCCCAGTCCCCGCGCCGTGTGGACCGAGGTCAGCTACGGCCTGTGGGGCACGGGACCGCAGGACGGCAAGCTGCTCTCGGCCATCGGCGGCAGCCTGCGGCGGGTGTTGACCGGCTACGGCATCGCGGTCGTGCTGGGCGCGGTCGTCGGCCTGCTGATGGGCGCGTGGTTGCCGCTGCGGGCCACGCTGGGCGCGTACCTGACCGGCATCCAGAGCGTGCCGTCCATCGCCTTCGTGCCCTTCGCCATCCTCTTTTTCGGCCTGAACGAACGGGCGGTGCTGTTCGTGGTCGTGCTGGAAGGCTTTATTCCGGTGGCGCTGGCGGTGTCGGGCGCACTGCTGAACGTGCCCCCGGCGCTGCGGGTGGCCGGGCGCACCCTGGGCGCGCGGGGTCTGTCGCTGACGACCGGGGTGCTGCTGCCCGCCGCGCTGCCCAACGTGCTGACCGGCCTGCGCACCGCCTGGAGCTTCGCGTGGCGGGCGCTGGTGGGCGGCGAGCTGCTGATCAGCGGAGTGGCGTCCATCGGCGAGCAGCTTGAAGTCGGGCGGGCAACTGCCAACGTCGCGCTGGTGCTGGCGACCATCATCATCATCGGGATCATCGGCGGCGTGTTCGACGCGCTGCTGCGCGGAGTGGAGGGCCGGGTGCGGCGCGACTACGGCCTGGAGGTGCCCCGGTGA
- a CDS encoding aliphatic sulfonate ABC transporter substrate-binding protein, with amino-acid sequence MTQGTPRRAARRWRLLALALLASSPAHHAAAQNAPTVRLGYFPNLTHAPALVGLERGTFQKALGAARLDARAFVSGTTLTEAFAAGQIDLAYVGPGPAINAATRGMPLQIIAGASEAGAVLIARKDSGIRSYADLAGKRVAVPSLGNTQDISLRHLLKEEGLKLQTDGGNVVVTPVAPADIAAAFAGKRVDATLVPEPWGALLQAQGHRLIGSEKTVWRDGRYPTTLLIVNTRFAQANPALVANFLKAHADAVAYLNRSPAAARTLVNTQLDKLTGQQVDVRVLQRAMTRTRFTTALDLAALTDYAALNVEAGYARQIPDLRALVNPGFKR; translated from the coding sequence ATGACCCAAGGCACACCCCGCAGAGCCGCCCGGCGCTGGAGGCTGCTGGCCCTCGCCCTGCTGGCGAGCAGCCCGGCCCACCACGCGGCGGCCCAGAATGCGCCCACCGTGCGGCTGGGCTACTTTCCCAACCTGACGCACGCCCCGGCCCTAGTCGGCCTGGAGCGCGGCACCTTCCAGAAAGCGCTGGGGGCAGCCCGGCTCGACGCGCGGGCCTTCGTCTCGGGCACCACGCTGACCGAGGCCTTTGCGGCGGGGCAGATCGACCTCGCCTACGTCGGCCCCGGCCCGGCGATCAACGCGGCCACGCGCGGGATGCCCCTCCAGATCATCGCGGGGGCGAGCGAGGCGGGCGCGGTGCTGATCGCCCGCAAGGACAGCGGAATTCGCAGCTACGCGGACCTCGCCGGAAAGCGGGTGGCGGTGCCTAGCCTGGGCAACACGCAGGACATCAGCCTGCGCCACCTCCTCAAGGAAGAGGGCCTGAAGCTCCAGACCGACGGCGGCAACGTGGTCGTGACGCCCGTGGCTCCCGCCGACATCGCTGCCGCCTTTGCGGGCAAGCGGGTGGACGCCACGCTGGTCCCCGAGCCGTGGGGCGCGCTGCTCCAGGCGCAGGGACACCGCCTGATCGGCTCCGAAAAGACGGTGTGGCGGGACGGCCGGTATCCGACGACCCTGCTGATCGTGAACACCCGCTTCGCGCAGGCGAACCCGGCGCTGGTGGCGAATTTCCTGAAGGCGCACGCGGACGCCGTGGCCTACCTGAACCGCAGTCCGGCGGCGGCCCGCACGCTGGTCAACACGCAACTCGATAAGCTGACGGGGCAGCAGGTGGACGTGCGGGTGCTGCAACGGGCCATGACCCGCACCCGCTTCACGACCGCGCTGGACCTCGCCGCCCTCACCGACTACGCTGCGCTGAACGTGGAGGCCGGGTACGCCCGCCAGATTCCCGACCTGCGGGCGCTCGTCAATCCGGGTTTCAAGCGGTGA
- the sat gene encoding sulfate adenylyltransferase, which yields MTTLPAPSPILLPAPLGGTLVHRVRRAGHDFDLAELTGLPRLELSDRAFADLEMLATGAYSPLTGFLGEAEYLSVIEHMRLADGTPWSLPITLPVSREAAGAYTGRVVLTRGGEAVGTLDVQERYEARKALEAREVYRTQDPDHPGVAALYAGGDVNLAGPVTLFEVPRGAFPRHHRTPAEVREVIEARGWRTSVAFQTRNPIHRAHEYLHKVTLELVDGLLLHPLVGTTKGDDVPAKARVQAYEVLLDRYYPRERSLLSVYPAAMRYAGPREAVLHALSRRNYGVTHFIVGRDHAGVGSYYGTYDAQEIFSAFTAGELGIQILKFEHTYYCQSCGQLVSPRTCPHGREHHLVLSGTRVREKLRAGEPLPPEFTRPEVAEVLRAAYAAQD from the coding sequence ATGACCACCCTTCCTGCTCCCTCTCCCATCCTGCTGCCCGCGCCGCTGGGCGGCACCCTGGTCCACCGGGTGCGCCGCGCCGGGCACGACTTTGACCTGGCCGAGCTGACGGGCTTGCCCCGGCTGGAACTCTCCGACCGCGCCTTTGCCGACCTGGAAATGCTGGCGACGGGGGCGTACTCGCCGCTGACGGGCTTCCTGGGCGAGGCGGAGTACCTGAGCGTGATCGAGCACATGCGCCTCGCGGACGGCACCCCCTGGAGCCTGCCCATCACGCTGCCCGTGAGCCGGGAGGCGGCGGGGGCTTACACGGGCCGGGTGGTTCTCACGCGCGGCGGCGAGGCGGTGGGCACGCTGGACGTGCAGGAACGCTACGAGGCCCGCAAGGCCCTGGAGGCCCGCGAGGTCTACCGCACCCAGGACCCCGATCACCCCGGCGTGGCGGCGCTGTACGCGGGGGGGGACGTGAACCTCGCCGGGCCGGTGACCCTGTTCGAGGTTCCGCGCGGCGCCTTTCCCCGGCACCACCGCACACCTGCCGAGGTCCGGGAAGTCATCGAGGCGCGCGGCTGGCGGACCTCGGTGGCGTTCCAGACGCGCAACCCGATTCACCGGGCGCACGAGTACCTGCACAAGGTCACGCTGGAACTGGTGGACGGGCTGCTGCTGCACCCGCTGGTCGGCACCACCAAGGGCGACGACGTGCCCGCAAAGGCGCGCGTGCAGGCCTACGAAGTGCTGCTGGACCGCTACTATCCCCGGGAACGCAGCCTGCTGAGCGTGTACCCCGCCGCCATGCGCTACGCCGGGCCGCGCGAGGCGGTGTTGCACGCCCTGTCGCGCCGCAACTACGGGGTGACCCACTTCATCGTGGGCCGCGACCACGCAGGCGTGGGGAGCTACTACGGCACCTACGACGCGCAGGAGATCTTCTCGGCCTTTACGGCCGGGGAACTGGGGATTCAGATTCTGAAGTTCGAGCACACCTACTACTGCCAGAGCTGCGGCCAGCTCGTCAGCCCGCGCACCTGCCCGCACGGCCGCGAGCACCACCTCGTCCTGAGCGGCACCCGGGTGCGCGAGAAACTGCGCGCCGGAGAGCCGCTGCCCCCCGAGTTCACCCGCCCCGAGGTGGCCGAGGTGCTGCGGGCGGCGTACGCGGCGCAGGACTAG